CCGACGAGGTGGCACGGATGATCGATCACACGCTCCTCAAGCCCGATGCCACGCGCACGGAGGTGGAGGCGCTCTGCCACGAGGCCCTGCAGTTCCGCTTCGCCACGGTGTGCGTGAACCCGACGTGGGTGAAGCTCGCGGCGACATTGCTCCGACCCCAGGGCCTCGGCGTGTGCTCGGTCGTCGGCTTCCCGCTCGGCGCGACGACGGCCGACGTGAAGCAGTACGAGACGCGTCGGGCCATCTTCGACGGGGCGACCGAGATCGACATGGTGATCAACGTCGGCGCGCTGAAGTCGGGCGACCTGCGCCTCGTCGAGCGCGACATCGAGGCGGTGGCCTCGTCGTGCCGGGAGGCCGGTGCGCTCAGCAAGGTCATCATCGAGGCGGCGCTGCTCACCGACGACGAGAAGGTGGCGGCGTGCACGCTGGCGAAGGCCGCCGGCGCCGACTACGTGAAGACGTCGACGGGCTTTGCGAAGGGCGGCGCCACGGTGGCCGACGTGGCGCTGATGCGGCGGGTGGTGGGCGCCGACATGGGCGTGAAGGCCGCCGGCGGCGTGCGCGACTACGAGGGCATGAAGGCGATGGTGGCCGCCGGCGCGACGCGCGTCGGCGCCAGTG
The genomic region above belongs to Acidobacteriota bacterium and contains:
- the deoC gene encoding deoxyribose-phosphate aldolase produces the protein MNGSLDLQRLIEIVTEEVLAATGLAGGAAARCACHSLSVDCCPDHLRGVLDAGATRLGLHAVGGATDEVARMIDHTLLKPDATRTEVEALCHEALQFRFATVCVNPTWVKLAATLLRPQGLGVCSVVGFPLGATTADVKQYETRRAIFDGATEIDMVINVGALKSGDLRLVERDIEAVASSCREAGALSKVIIEAALLTDDEKVAACTLAKAAGADYVKTSTGFAKGGATVADVALMRRVVGADMGVKAAGGVRDYEGMKAMVAAGATRVGASAGVRIVQESKGKTPAGAAATGY